Proteins from a genomic interval of Oncorhynchus mykiss isolate Arlee chromosome 21, USDA_OmykA_1.1, whole genome shotgun sequence:
- the LOC110501049 gene encoding sodium-coupled monocarboxylate transporter 1-like, with translation MAFSPVIGSFVAADYAVFALMLLVSAAIGVYYAIVGRGQSSSREFLMGGQSMTAVPVALSLTASFMSAITVLATPAEVYRYGASYGLFSLSYVLVVVVSSEVFLPVFYRLGITSTYEYLEIRFNRATRLLGTVMFIVQTMLYTGIVIYAPALALNQVTGMDLWGAVISTGVVCTFYCAMGGLKAVVWTDVFQVGIMVAGFLSVIIRAVVLQGGVSNILNHAELGGRLNFWDFDASPLRRYTFWTITFGGTFVWTSIYGINQAQVQRYISCKSMTHAKMSLYINLLGLWIIMLCSVFAGLCLYSVYKHCDPWTAGTVSAADQLMPYMVMDILRDYPGLPGLFVAAAYSGTLSTVSSSVNALAAVTIEDLIKPYTHMTEKHLSWTSKGLSFLYGSLCIGMAGIASLMGSLLQAAINIFGIIGGPLLGLFSLGILCPYANATGGLAGLLSGLVMSLWVGIGAQFYPPLPEQSRPLGLTTHGCNFTIAADAFNWTASPTEPSLYTTVLQQNTAERPFLADNWYSLSYLYFSPIGTLTTLAVGLVVSLLSGGMKLNLEPTVTLMKEDTMLFCFYKLFKERAMRRAGKLDLTKNRENQLGNNNPGFCNVHELDFTKSSLPT, from the exons ATGGCATTCTCTCCAGTGATTGGATCCTTTGTCGCTGCGGACTATGCTGTCTTTGCTCTGATGCTGCTGGTGTCTGCAGCCATTGGGGTGTACTATGCCATTGTCGGAAGGGGCCAGAGCAGCTCCAGAGAGTTTCTGATGGGGGGCCAGAGTATGACAGCCGTACCTGTGGCTCTGTCCCTGACTGCCAGCTTCATGTCGGCTATCACAGTGCTGGCCACCCCAGCCGAGGTGTACCGATACGGGGCAAGCTACGGTCTCTTCAGCCTCTCCTatgtgctggtggtggtggtcagCTCAGAGgtcttcctccctgtcttctACAGGCTGGGCATCACAAGTACCTATGAG TATCTGGAGATACGGTTCAACAGAGCCACCCGTCTGTTAGGGACAGTGATGTTCATTGTTCAGACT atGCTCTACACGGGAATAGTAATTTATGCTCCAGCTCTGGCATTAAACCAAG tgactGGGATGGATCTCTGGGGTGCTGTCATTTCAACGGGAGTGGTTTGCACCTTTTACTGCGCTATG GGCGGTCTGAAGGCGGTGGTGTGGACGGACGTGTTCCAGGTGGGCATCATGGTGGCAGGCTTCCTGTCTGTCATCATCAGAGCCGTGGTCCTGCAGGGAGGAGTCTCCAACATCCTCAACCACGCAGAGCTTGGAGGACGACTCAACTTCTGGGA CTTTGATGCTAGTCCACTGAGGAGGTACACCTTCTGGACAATTACATTTGGAGGCACGTTTGTCTGGACCAGTATCTATGGGATCAACCAAGCCCAGGTGCAGAGATACATCTCTTGCAAATCCATGACTCACGCCAAAAT GTCTCTCTACATTAACCTATTAGGATTGTGGATCATCATGCTGTGTTCTGTGTTTGCGGGGCTGTGTTTGTACTCCGTCTACAAGCACTGTGACCCCTGGACAGCAGGCACGGTGTCTGCGGCAGATCAG CTGATGCCATATATGGTGATGGACATCCTGAGAGACTACCCTGGACTGCCAGGATTGTTTGTGGCTGCAGCCTACAGTGGGACCCTAAG TACGGTATCGTCCAGTGTCAATGCTCTGGCTGCCGTGACTATTGAAGACCTGATCAAGCCGTACACTCACATGACAGAGAAACACCTGTCCTGGACCTCTAAAGGCCTCA GCTTTCTGTATGGGTCTCTCTGTATTGGAATGGCTGGCATAGCCTCACTCATGGGAAGTCTGCTGCAG GCAGCTATCAATATCTTTGGGATCATCGGAGGGCCTTTACTGGGTCTCTTCTCGCTGGGGATCCTCTGTCCATACGCCAATGCCACA GGGGGCTTGGCTGGTCTTCTCTCTGGGCTGGTTATGTCTCTGTGGGTGGGGATAGGGGCCCAGTTTTACCCTCCTCtaccagagcagagcaggcctCTGGGTCTGACCACACATGGCTGTAACTTCACAATCGCAGCTGATGCATTCAACTGGACCGCATCCCCAACAGAACCAAGCCTATACACCACAGTACTACAGCAAAATACAGCAGAGAG ACCCTTCCTGGCTGATAACTGGTACTCCCTGTCCTATCTCTACTTCAGTCCTATTGGGACACTTACAACACTGGCTGTTGGACTGGTGGTCAGTCTACTTTCAG GGGGTATGAAGTTGAATTTGGAACCAACTGTGACTTTGATGAAAGAAGATACAATGTTATTTTGCTTTTACAAGCTCTTTAAAGAAAGG GCCATGAGACGAGCAGGAAAGCTGGACCTCACAAAAAACAGAGAGAACCAATTGGGAAACAATAACCCCGGCTTCTGCAATGTCCACGAGTTGGATTTCACAAAGAGCAGTCTTCCTACATGA
- the LOC110500183 gene encoding electron transfer flavoprotein regulatory factor 1, translating to MANPLRREVRQLYKNLLYLGREYPQGADYFRERLNCAFMKNKDVTDPKEIRKLVDCGEVVIKELGTLYYLREYRTMKKRFYEEELLGLLNIGRPID from the exons ATGGCCAACCCTTTGAGGAGAGAGGTTAGACAGCTGTACAAGAAT CTACTGTATCTGGGACGGGAATACCCCCAAGGAGCAGACTACTTCAGGGAGCGTCTGAACTGTGCCTTTATGAAGAACAAAGATGTCACAGACCCCAAGGAGATCAGAAAGCTTGTCGACTGTGGAGAAGTTGTGATTAAGGAACTGGGGACCCTGTACTATCTGAGGGAATATAGAACCATGAAAAAGCGTTTCTACGAAGAAGAATTGTTAGGCCTGCTGAATATAGGCAGGCCGATAGACTGA